The sequence aggctgaccttgaattttctttttttttttttttttttttttttttttggtttttcgagacagggtttctctgtgtagctttgcgcctttcctggaactcacttggtagcccaggctggcctcgaactcacagagatccgcctggctctgcctcccgagtgctgggattaaaggcgtgcgccaccaccgcccggcttgacctTGAATTTTCTATGGAGCCAAGGAAGACCtttaacttctgatcttccttctcccacatcctgagtgctgggattacagataagtGCCTCCACTCTTGGCTTTATGCACTACTCAGGGTCAGACCCAGGAGGAGTTcatgcttgctagacaagcactctaccaatggagcTGCATGCCCAGCCCCTGCAAATTTAGGTCTTTAGGTGTTATATTGACTTTGTGGTTATGTTTAAATAAAAGACAGACCCTATGTTTTAGAATTGTTGAAATGTttactaatgaaataaaaagattgCATTGACTCCAAAATATGATGGAAAGGTAGTAAAATCGGGAACAAAATTCTGCCACAAGAGCTACTgtcgtggtgcatgcctataatttcagcactcaagaggttgaggcagaagaaccttcaggagttcaaggccagcttgtacCACATAGTAAATTATAATCCAgcctccagcctgggctaccaagtgagactttatctcaacaacaacaccaaaaaaaaaaaaaaaaaaaaaaaaaaagaaagaaaggaaattataaatTGTTTTGAAGCTGTTTGAGGTCCATCCTGTTCTCGGTTTCTTTGCATGTTTGAAATTTTGACTgaaactctttttgttgttgtttgcttttgtttttttaattatttcatgtgtacgtgtgtattttgcctgcttgtgtgatTGTGGGTCATGCaatgccagtggaggccagaagagggtgacagatcccTACAGAATGGAGTTAGAGATGTTTGTGAGCCCCCCctatagatgctgggaattgacccccaggtcctctgaaagagcagccagtgctcttaaccacggagccatctctctagcacctgaaactcatttttaaagaaaatttcaactTGGTAACCTCTAGTAATCTGTTAAAATTATCCTGCAAGATAAGGCCCATTTGTAAACCCGCTTTGGACACTGGTGTAAGAGATGCCCCAAAACGGGCTCAGGAtgcctctcccacaccctcccgtCTGTTCCTGCCTGCAGGGCATGCTGGTTTTCATCATCAGTGGGCTCGTCATTCTGGCCTACTGCTCCCAGGCCAGCAATGAGAGGACCTACCAGGAGGTGGTGTGGGCCGTGTGCGGCAAGCTGACAGGCGTGCTATGTGAGGTGGCCATCGCAGTGTACACCTTCGGCACCTGCATCGCCTTCCTCATCATCATTGGGGACCAGCAGGACAAGAGTGAGGTTCTCCCCCAGTTCTCACCTCTTTCTCCTTGGCCTGAGGGTCCTGGGCTAGAGGGGAAAGAATGCTACACACTAGGCCTTGCCCGCTCTCCGGGTCCTGCTTCTTAGAGGGAAGTCTTAGGCCCTGCCAAAGCAGGAGGGCCAGGCCCTGAATGGCCGGGCCGGGCCTGACATTCCCTCCTTCCTCTATGTGCAGTTATAGCTGTGATGGCAAAGGAGCCCGAAGGGGCCAGCGGCGGCCCCTGGTACACAGACCGCAAGTTCACCATCAGCCTCACGGCCTTCCTCTTCATCCTGCCCCTGTCCATCCCCAGGGAGATCGGCTTCCAGAAATATGCCAGGTTCGGAGGTCCCAACCCAGCCTGGGCCAGACAGAGGCTCTGATCAAAGGCAACTGGAGAGCCGTTTCTGGTGGGGAGCCCCTCTCCCATGGCATCTTCCTTGGGGAGCAAGAACAGGCAAGCCAGGGCAGACCAGAGCTGCAGAATCCTGGGCCCAGGACTTTCCCTTTCCATTTAGAGCCAGGAAGATAGTGGCCTTTGCAACACTGAAAGGTGTCATCTAAATGTCCTTGTCAAAGAAGGGATTGGTGACGACTGGCAGCAGAAGAGCAGATGCTGGCCTGGGCTTTGGCTTTCCTGGAATCTGGGAGTTGGTGGTCCTAATGTTGTCAGTGTGGTAGGGTCTTCCATGGAGCTCAGAGAGAGGAGTCTGGCTTCCTAGCCCTATATCTGAAAAGCTGTGGGGTTGGGGCTGTTTCATACTTGGCCATCTCCAAGTGTGTTTCCTTAAGTGTTAGCACCCCCGTATCTGCACTCTCCCCTTTACCCCAGAATCTCTCAGTTCTCTGAGGCCAGGCCCACAGGACGGCCAGCTGTGAGCCCTTGCCACATCTGGGCTGCTCAGGCTGAGCTTGTGGCTGTGCTTTGGAGCCCAGTTCCTCAATGTGGTCTCCGAGGCAACGCATGTCCCCGGGCTGAAGTGCTGACAAGCTCCTCCCTGTGGCAGATCTGGGGATGGGATTGGACAAGGGGGTGGCTGGGGCTGGGAAGTAGGAAGTCAGTCTCTCCTTCTTGGCAGTTTCCTGAGTGTTGTGGGCACCTGGTACGTCACCGCCATTATAATCATCAAATACATCTGGCCAGATAAAGAGATGCATCCAGGGGACATCCTGACCAGGTAGGTGAGGGTCCCTGGGAAATACATGGGGTGGAAGCTGCTACCCAGATCAGGCATCTAAAGGTCACCTGGGTGCCTCTCCTGAGGCTCATTGGCTCATTGACACTTACCCATCAATCACTGTAGGAAGGAGGTGAGAGGGCCTGTTCAACATCTGGCTGCTGCCACAGTGCTACTGCAAGGTCCCAACCGAGGGAGACTACAGAGGGAAAATTGCACATTTTCCCAATTACTCTTTTCGGATTTATCAGACTgggactcatgtagcccaggctggcctcaaactcactgtgtagcctggtcttgaccctcctgatcctcctgcctccacctcccaagtgctggagtgaCAGATACGCACCACAATGTCTAGCTTTTCAgtccccctttggtttttttgtttttgtttttgtttttgtttttgtttttaaaggaacaattcagaaaagcagagtCCCAGTTCAAGAGCCAGGAGTTCTGGACTCTGGTCCTAGGACGGCCTTTCAGAGCCTGTCCCCTGAATTTTAAATAGACATGGGTCGTCTGCACGTGTGTGTTCAGGGTGTAGGGTGCTGGTTGTTGGAGGTTGATGGAAGAGTGGAGAAGGGGGCGGTGGGGGCAGTTGGTGGCTCTGTGGGATTCCCAGGCAGGTTCACTTTGtgtttgcccacaggccagcttCCTGGATGGCTGTGTTCAATGCTATGCCCACCATCTGCTTTGGATTTCAGGTGCCAGCGCCAGGGTCCCCCGCTGTCCCCTTAGCCTATTCCCCCACCCTGGGAAGGACGCCAGACTGTAGACAGGATGGTGGGATTCCTGGGAGGATGGATGAACCAAGGGCCCCCCCTGGCTTGCCCCTATCCCTGGGGCCTTGGCCCCCAAGGTACCTCCCTTTGAAACCTGGAGACGAGGTCACTTCCCCGCCGTGACCATACCCTTCACCTGGACAGTGCCACGTGAGCAGCGTGCCCGTCTTCAACAGCATGCGGCAGCCGGAAATAAAGACCTGGGGTGGAGTGGTGACAGCTGCCATGGTCATAGCGCTGGCTGTCTACATGGGCACAGGTGAGTGCTCCCTTCCCGAGGCCAGGCTCGGAGTGCTCGCACTCCCGCTTGAGTCCCGGCGGTTTCTGGTCCAGCTTTCCCAGGGAGGCTCTGCGCTCTTAGCTCAATAAACACTTCTGCAGACCTTGATTTGAATTAGGCTGCCCCAGGCTGCCACCCCTCATCAAGGTGAGTGTGTTCCCTCGGCTCACTGGTTCCAAACGGATGTTAAGTGACTATCGGAAGCTGTTCCCCGTGTGGGGTTGCTACAGGGGTGCATGGAACTGACCCCAGCCCTGGCGGGACTGACAGTCTTGGAGAAACAGTTGTATTTAAGTTAATAATGAAAAAGGGGTTCCAGGCAGGGGGCTAATGAGGCCAGGAGATGGGACTGACAAGGGGTGCCATTCACAGAAGGCTCCTCTCTGAGGATGTGGCCCCTGGAGAGGCCCGTGAGGGAAAAGCCAGACTGAAGAAGAGCGCTCCAGAGAGAAATGGCAAATGCAGGGCGTCTGGTGGCAGGAATGGGAAGGAGATCTGCGTTGCTGGGGTGCAAGACGTTCCTGTGAGGCTGGGCAGCCAAGGGGAGAGCGATGGATGCTGCCAGGAGCCCGGGAGGATGCATTTCTTGGGTGGGAAATGACCAGGCAGAGAAATCTCTGGCTGTTTCGTGGGTTAATTTGGGCAACGGGTCAGAGATGAACTGGGAGTTCCCACCCCCCTGCGGTAGGAGATGAGGGCGGGAGCCACCTGGACTAGGCGTGTCCTAGCCTCTGAAGCTACAGCAAGAAACACAAGAGGCAAACAGGCGAAAGGCCCTTTTGCCGTGGGTCGCATGTTCTGACGGGGTGACAGGTGATTTAGAGAGAGGTGACTGGTACAAGAGTAGGACAGATGACTGCGGTGGGGGTGGCTGTGGGTCGGCAGGACAGCGTTCTCTGAGGAGGGGACATCTGAACCGAGAGCTGAGTGACGAGGTGGCAGCACATAGTTTGAGCAGATGTAATGGTTAGCGTAGAAGTCGAGACAATTGCCGGagagcagcagtgtgtgtgtgtgtgtgtgtgtgtgtgtgtgtgtgtgtgtgtgtgtgtgtgtgtgctggtgcaagCGACACCTGAGAAGGTGGGAGGTGGGGCGGCTGCTCTTGCCTGACTCCCTTTCCGAGGCTCAGTCCTCACCTCCCAAGCTGCTGCAACATTCGTTCTGAACGATGTTGCTCCCGCCAGGAGAAGGCGGTCCCACCCTCCGAGGATCGCCCTGACCTCACCCTTGTCCTCGCCCACAGGCATCTGTGGCTTCCTGACTTTCGGAGCTGCTGTGGATCCTGACGTGCTCCGGTCCTACCCCTCGGAGGACGTGGCCGTGGCCGTGGCCCGAGCCTTCATCATCCTTAGCGTGCTCACCTCCTACCCCATCCTCCACTTCTGTGGGCGGTGAGCCCTTTCCCCACCCTGTCCAGAGCCCCCGGGAGCCAGCAAGTTACCCGGCCTTATGGGGAACCTATTTTGTGGCAAGGAAAATTGAAGCCCACAGAAAGAATCTGTGTCCGGGATACCCTCACCCACACTCCATGCCAGGTCTTACTGGTTCCAGAACATTCTGTGAGCCCTGTAAGGATCTTCAGTCCAGATCCTTTCCTAAGCTTTTGTATGGACCCAGCCAGCCTTTTGGATACCCCAATTCATTCCTTTTATAAAGGGAATTATGGTGTCTGTGTCCAGGAAAAGAGGCAAAGCCCTTCATAAACTTAACCTGTTAGCCCATAGCAACCAAGGACAGTGATGGTCCACAGATGAGGAGCCAGGCTCATACGGGCCCATTCAGGATCTCCCCCACCCTCCATGCACGAGCCAAAGCACCCTGAGCCCCCCCTCATGTGAGCAGGGCTGTGGTGGAAGGCCTATGGCTGCGCTACAAGGGGATGCCAGTGGAGGAGGACGTGGGGCGGGAGCGGCGGCGCCGTGTCCTGCAGACGCTGGTGTGGTTCCTGCTCACCCTGCTGCTAGCGCTCTTTATCCCTGACATCGGCAAGGTCATCTCGGTCATCGGAGGCCTGGCAGCCTGCTTCATCTTCGTCTTCCCAGGTGTGCACCCCAGGGGCCCCCATTTGCCCCTGCACGCAGCAGGACCTCCCGAACCTCAGCCAGGGACTGACTCAAAACCTGCCGGCCGGCGGGAATAACCACCAGTCTCTGTTGCTCACTGACATGGCTCAGCTATGGGCTACCAACTCAGCATTACCTCCTCGAGGGAAGGTTGTGATCTCTTCTACTGATGAGATTGGGACTAGAGAGTACAAACTTGCCCAGAGGCTAACAAGCCCAACTGTCAATAGCCCATGTGAGGCCCAAATAGGCTCAGGTTCAAGGTCTGTACTCTCACCCACCCTTCGTTCAAGTGTGGCACCCTTGGCTCCCTGGATCTGGCTAGCTTATTCCAATCCAGAGGGAAGGAAACCCAGTGGTGGTCCTTTGAGACTGAAGTCATGAGACTCAAGTTCTAGACACAGGTCAGCTGCAGATCCACAGAAATCCATCCGGTCTGCCTAGCTCTTGAGTTCTATTGCATCCAGCCTGTTTCCATCCCCGGGCCTCCTCAAAAGCCCTTCCCACTGGACGGACGTGGAGCAAGGGAGCCATGCCCGCTCTGGAGTAGGCAAGATGGCGTGAGCTACCACTGCGTCCTGAATGTAGCCCCAAGGGTGCTTGTTAGCTGCAGGCCTGTTTTGGGAGAGCAGAGGCCGGGTGTCctgctgggtgtggggtggggtggaggatcTGGATTTCAGAATCCCGAGTAAACAAGCCTTTCTCCACCACCACagcctcctgggggtgggggtgagggtggactGGGCTGGAgggaactcctgtctcctccaaacTCAGGGTTACCTCTTCTCTTCTAGGGCTGTGCCTCATTCAAGCCAAACTGTCAGAGATGGAGGAGGTCAAACCTGCCAGGTAAAGCAGGGCCAGCCGAGCAGCCTTTTAGAGAGATAAAAGGGGGGCCGTAAAATA is a genomic window of Peromyscus maniculatus bairdii isolate BWxNUB_F1_BW_parent chromosome 5, HU_Pman_BW_mat_3.1, whole genome shotgun sequence containing:
- the Slc38a7 gene encoding sodium-coupled neutral amino acid transporter 7 isoform X1; the encoded protein is MAQVSINSDYSEWASSTDAGERARLLQSPCVDMAPKSEGEASPGEPDRGTTSTLGAVFIVVNACLGAGLLNFPAAFSTAGGVAAGITLQMGMLVFIISGLVILAYCSQASNERTYQEVVWAVCGKLTGVLCEVAIAVYTFGTCIAFLIIIGDQQDKIIAVMAKEPEGASGGPWYTDRKFTISLTAFLFILPLSIPREIGFQKYASFLSVVGTWYVTAIIIIKYIWPDKEMHPGDILTRPASWMAVFNAMPTICFGFQCHVSSVPVFNSMRQPEIKTWGGVVTAAMVIALAVYMGTGICGFLTFGAAVDPDVLRSYPSEDVAVAVARAFIILSVLTSYPILHFCGRAVVEGLWLRYKGMPVEEDVGRERRRRVLQTLVWFLLTLLLALFIPDIGKVISVIGGLAACFIFVFPGLCLIQAKLSEMEEVKPASWWALVSYGVLLVTLGAFIFGQTTANAIFVDLLA
- the Slc38a7 gene encoding sodium-coupled neutral amino acid transporter 7 isoform X2, producing MPGSEVPTQPGPDRGSDQRQLESRFCFLSVVGTWYVTAIIIIKYIWPDKEMHPGDILTRPASWMAVFNAMPTICFGFQCHVSSVPVFNSMRQPEIKTWGGVVTAAMVIALAVYMGTGICGFLTFGAAVDPDVLRSYPSEDVAVAVARAFIILSVLTSYPILHFCGRAVVEGLWLRYKGMPVEEDVGRERRRRVLQTLVWFLLTLLLALFIPDIGKVISVIGGLAACFIFVFPGLCLIQAKLSEMEEVKPASWWALVSYGVLLVTLGAFIFGQTTANAIFVDLLA